The proteins below are encoded in one region of Brassica napus cultivar Da-Ae chromosome A6, Da-Ae, whole genome shotgun sequence:
- the LOC125610042 gene encoding uncharacterized protein LOC125610042 has product MHIYAYSGVWRSSKTKGWKFIVDEETGGRLLTLDTSKTFDNLRVMVCEDFGTDLNLVNIDLSYLPSDLVIGLDSPPVFITNDRQLKNFLTYVKTKASTRLCVCIRSKVGFNLNEEPAELPNREEVGMSGEVSDDIDGEAELEEKDAKIDESDDENKCEKDMTNGKSVRFSLVDVVKKGQHFTSKAALQATMEICAMKHNFDYKVAKTDRRVWYVRCAYDDCRWRVRAEGLTGSSYFIIKKYVPDHSCAPSSRNHSVRTVSSKTVGSLIKHKYETVKEGPKPNDIIQFMRDDHGVEISYSLAWEAREYAVSVVRGIPEKGYEKVPKYLHMMKEANPGSHTFYETDSDGRFKFLFIAYGQSIRGFYAAIRKVIVVDGTFLKSKYKGVLMVATALDGNSNLYPIAFGVVDSENDRSWEWFMRQLKVVIGDDQNLAFVSDRNNSLAKALAKVYPHAHHGICIHHLLNNVVTYFKGKGVAGLVAKASKAYRVADFKKQFTAIFSISPAIGNYLIQADVRKWARCQFPGYRYDVRTNNPAESINSALRSPREFPVIPLLDSIREMMTRWFFKRRALSSKHKQPLTVAVEKKIDRRIEKGKKFQVFPVSDDRFLVRGDTFECMVDLVRRTCSCGKFDLMKIPCRHAIKAAFSVGIQAHTLTDDMYTTASWRSIYEESINPISVPEDAWIVPSHVQKAKVLPPETRRAAGRRKKRRYETVEDKIRSSQGTQSSKRRKCSRCGIEGHNRSTCDRAI; this is encoded by the coding sequence ATGCACATCTATGCCTATTCTGGTGTTTGGAGATCGTCCAAAACAAAAGGGTGGAAGTTTATTGTTGATGAAGAAACAGGAGGTAGACTACTTACTTTGGACACAAGCAAAACCTTTGACAACCTAAGAGTTATGGTTTGTGAGGACTTTGGAACCGATCTAAACTTGGTCAATATCGACCTGAGTTACTTACCTTCCGATTTGGTTATTGGCCTCGATTCACCACCTGTTTTCATCACCAATGATCGACAACTCAAAAATTTTCTTACATATGTGAAGACCAAAGCTTCAACGCGGTTATGTGTGTGTATTCGATCTAAGGTCGGATTTAACTTGAATGAAGAGCCTGCTGAGTTGCCTAACAGAGAGGAAGTGGGTATGTCGGGTGAAGTTTCAGATGATATTGATGGTGAAGCCGAGCTTGAAGAAAAAGATGCGAAGATAGATGAAAGTGATGACGAAAACAAGTGTGAGAAAGATATGACCAACGGAAAGTCTGTCCGTTTTTCTCTGGTTGATGTTGTGAAGAAGGGTCAACATTTTACTAGCAAAGCAGCTTTGCAGgcaacaatggaaatatgcgcAATGAAACATAATTTCGACTACAAGGTTGCCAAAACGGATAGAAGAGTTTGGTACGTTCGTTGTGCGTATGATGATTGCCGCTGGCGTGTTCGCGCAGAGGGATTAACaggttcttcatattttatcatcaaaaagTATGTGCCTGATCATTCATGTGCTCCATCATCAAGGAACCACTCTGTTCGGACCGTTTCATCAAAAACAGTTGGTAGTCTCATTAAGCATAAGTACGAAACTGTCAAGGAAGGGCCGAAACCTAATGATATTATCCAGTTTATGCGTGATGATCATGGAGTTGAGATATCCTACTCTTTAGCTTGGGAGGCACGTGAGTATGCAGTAAGTGTTGTGAGAGGCATTCCAGAGAAGGGTTATGAAAAAGTTCCCAAATACTTGCACATGATGAAGGAAGCTAATCCAGGATCACACACATTTTATGAAACTGATAGCGATGGGAGATTCAAATTCCTCTTCATCGCATATGGTCAGTCTATTCGCGGTTTTTATGCTGCAATTCGGAAAGTTATTGTTGTGGATGGGACTTTCCTGAAGAGCAAATACAAAGGAGTATTAATGGTTGCTACTGCTTTGGATGGAAACTCGAACCTATATCCTATTGCATTTGGAGTTGTCGACTCAGAGAATGACCGCTCGTGGGAATGGTTTATGAGACAACTTAAGGTTGTCATTGGTGATGATCAGAATTTAGCTTTTGTGTCTGACCGGAATAATTCACTTGCTAAAGCTCTTGCAAAAGTGTATCCGCATGCTCATCATGGAATTTGCATTCACCACTTGCTGAACAATGTTGTTACATATTTCAAGGGTAAAGGTGTCGCTGGTTTGGTGGCAAAGGCTTCTAAAGCTTACCGAGTTGCTGATTTTAAGAAGCAATTCACTGCTATTTTCTCAATTAGTCCTGCAATTGGAAACTATCTGATACAAGCTGATGTGAGAAAGTGGGCTCGTTGTCAATTTCCGGGTTACAGGTACGATGTTAGGACCAATAACCCTGCTGAATCAATAAATTCTGCTTTGCGTTCGCCAAGAGAGTTTCCAGTTATACCCTTATTGGACAGCATAAGGGAAATGATGACTCGATGGTTTTTCAAACGTAGAGCTTTAAGTTCAAAGCATAAACAGCCACTGACCGTTGCTGTAGAGAAGAAGATTGATCGAAGGATTGAGAAGGGTAAGAAGTTTCAGGTTTTTCCAGTTAGCGATGACAGGTTTTTGGTTCGAGGTGACACTTTTGAATGTATGGTCGACTTGGTCAGACGCACATGTTCATGTGGGAAATTCGATCTGATGAAAATTCCATGCAGACACGCCATAAAAGCAGCTTTCAGCGTAGGCATACAAGCACACACACTCACTGACGACATGTACACCACTGCTTCATGGAGATCGATTTATGAGGAAAGCATAAATCCTATAAGTGTCCCGGAAGATGCATGGATTGTCCCATCTCACGTACAGAAAGCAAAAGTCCTCCCTCCAGAAACTAGAAGAGCTGCAGGCCGGAGAAAGAAACGTAGGTATGAGACAGTTGAAGACAAGATCCGGTCGTCACAAGGAACTCAAAGCTCTAAACGTCGTAAATGCAGTCGATGTGGTATTGAAGGTCACAACCGCTCCACATGTGATAGAGCAATATAG
- the LOC106454086 gene encoding uncharacterized protein LOC106454086 encodes MAYEFPQRILEEGIETQIDKINNTCRRTILEEVKGVLNTEYEEVLKDPVFGPLLAIIENKLIYSGKIIHSFICKQLKVSKLHELWFLFAKRPLRFSAQEFHAVTGLKFKDEPDINFNDWKDDKGFWSNVLRKNRKVNLSMIKTKLLNECNKWTYVDRVRLVYLCVIHGFLIAKDSRVFIPHEYIRLVMDFEKMRMYPWGLHAYDELLASILKARKDLHLKNSYVLDGFSYAFQIWVMEAIPDIGSMVGKKIKKNMTKVRCRNWKGSGKVSYADISSLESHFNKGELFPFISATGNNDVVDSTEFYREDEKIDERIGRIVTLLNAKQDWTDFVWEVEALPPTLELSDSETDGENVEVEDVTDTHVDEPAVVARRGKRKLNDPGAEARKKELLCQRAAEHNSGISSGMKTFIEGLFTSAFNSFKDVVQNDIQERFEKVQKEMAELKQAVSQIPGPSATMGKDRASEIPCPSATMGKSSQSPCLAGTKEKGKGKVDESVVPATVRRSPRQGRKEIETETDDMMDFLKNLSQSSTHGEPSSIKEEMSTQEYLQDAMGNLSQVSHVKGFDPSQKTSDEEAPKWVTPVSSFKPVDWRTPTLKDMELHDDRVNDDDYSLVFVHEDSWAKLIHWCSTTKQHLKIGPSMYTTELAERIMGPAVWLQNQEIDAVLFLFRERTSLRRWNPSKVAFMSCIFSNQMKNSYTEFKKDKKKFRVEGLLHQYGIGELPSHGRTRLMWDLDVNRMYVPLLVHGNHWISMCVNFVTRSIEVFDCAGLKHNKDLEPFAHLIPRIVKAVQSSEKRGLTVKPYDVTYAPMPCFLNKTSSDCGVYALKHIEAHLLGMDLTCWCGKGIVTYVSKTEENPYRRFFRCEIGLKRKKEQHLFKWVDEALLDEIQMMHEQQSRMAKEIEDLRRSLKMTVEEAVIEHKKSGDVGLIGSILTFLCLCSKFD; translated from the exons ATGGCGTACGAGTTTCCACAACGCATACTTGAAGAAGGAATTGAGACGCAAATTGACAAGATCAACAATACGTGTAGACGTACAATTCTGGAGGAAGTGAAGGGTGTTCTCAACACTGAGTATGAGGAAGTTTTGAAAGATCCTGTCTTCGGTCCGCTTCTGGCAATCATAGAGAACAAGCTCATCTACTCAGGGAAGATCATTCATAGCTTCATATGCAAGCAACTCAAGGTTTCGAAGCTTCACGAGCTGTGGTTTCTATTTGCTAAGAGGCCTCTTAGGTTCTCTGCGCAAGAATTTCATGCTGTGACAGGATTGAAGTTCAAAGATGAACCTGACATAAACTTCAATGATTGGAAGGATGATAAGGGGTTCTGGAGCAATGTGCTGAGGAAAAATAGAAAGGTCAACTTATCGATGATAAAGACGAAGCTTCTTAACGAATGCAACAAGTGGACGTATGTGGACAGGGTTAGGCTAGTGTATCTGTGCGTCATTCATGGATTCCTCATAGCTAAGGATTCAAGAGTGTTTATCCCACATGAATACATCCGTTTGGTGATGGATTTTGAGAAGATGAGGATGTATCCATGGGGTCTTCACGCATATGACGAGCTGCTTGCATCAATACTCAAAGCAAGGAAAGATTTACATCTGAAGAACAGTTACGTGTTGGATGGATTCTCCTATGCGTTTCAGATATGGGTTATGGAGGCAATCCCAGACATTGGTAGTATGGTGGGTAAGAAGATCAAAAAGAACATGACCAAAGTGAGATGTAGGAATTGGAAAGGAAGTGGGAAAGTTTCCTACGCAGATATCAGCAGCCTAGAGTCCCACTTTAATAag GGAGAACTGTTCCCATTTATATCTGCTACTGGGAACAATGATGTGGTTGATAGCACTGAGTTCTATAGGGAAGATGAGAAGATAGATGAAAGAATTGGTCGCATTGTTACTCTTCTCAATGCCAAACAAGATTGGACAGATTTCGTATGGGAAGTCGAGGCTTTGCCTCCAACTTTAGAGCTTTCTGATTCAGAGACTGATGGAGAGAATGTTGAAGTCGAAGATGTCACAGATACTCATGTTGACGAACCGGCTGTTGTTGCAAGAAGGGGAAAGCGTAAGCTAAATGATCCTGGTGCGGAGGCTCGAAAGAAAGAACTGCTTTGTCAACGGGCAGCTGAACATAACAGTGGTATCTCCAGTGGAATGAAGACTTTCATTGAAGGTTTGTTCACCTCTGCTTTCAACTCTTTCAAGGACGTGGTGCAGAATGACATCCAAGAGCGTTTTGAGAAGGTCCAAAAAGAGATGGCTGAGCTCAAGCAAGCGGTGTCACAGATTCCGGGTCCTTCTGCTACAATGGGAAAAGACAGAGCATCTGAGATTCCATGTCCTTCAGCAACGATGGGAAAATCATCACAGAGTCCGTGTCTTGCAGGAACAAAGGAAAAAGGCAAAGGCAAGGTTGATGAGAGTGTGGTTCCTGCTACGGTTCGTCGTAGCCCTCGGCAAGGAAGAAAG GAGATTGAAACTGAAACTGATGATATGATGGATTTTTTGAAGAATTTGTCACAATCATCTACCCATGGAGAACCTTCATCAATAAAAGAAGAAATGAGCACCCAAGAGTATTTACAAGACGCCATGGGGAACCTTTCTCAAGTATCACATGTTAAAGGTTTCGATCCCTCACAAAAAACGAGTGATGAAGAAGCACCTAAGTGGGTTACTCCAGTATCATCCTTCAAGCCTGTAGATTGGAGAACACCCACTCTCAAAGATATGGAATTACATGACGACCGGGTGAACGACGATGATTACTCATTAGTGTTTGTCCATGAGGATTCATGGGCTAAACTGATTCATTGGTGCTCAACTACCAAACA GCACCTTAAAATTGGACCTTCTATGTACACAACTGAGTTAGCAGAACGTATTATGGGACCTGCAGTGTGGCTGCAAAATCAA GAAATTGATGCTGTGCTCTTCTTATTTCGCGAGAGGACTTCTTTGAGACGATGGAACCCGTCCAAAGTAGCTTTCATGAGCTGCATATTCAGTAATCAAATGAAGAATTCTTACACTGAGttcaagaaagacaaaaaaaaattcagggtAGAAGGACTGCTCCATCAGTACGGAATTGGTGAACTTCCTTCACACGGCCGAACAAGACTAATGTGGGATCTTGATGTCAATCGTATGTATGTGCCTCTTCTTGTGCACGGTAACCACTGGATCTCTATGTGTGTCAACTTTGTTACTCGTTCCATAGAAGTTTTTGACTGTGCGGGACTGAAACACAACAAGGACTTGGAGCCATTTGCACATCTCATCCCAAGAATTGTCAAAGCCGTGCAGTCTTCAGAGAAGAGGGGATTAACCGTTAAGCCCTATGATGTCACTTACGCTCCAATGCCCTGCTTCCTAAATAAGACTAGCAGCGATTGTGGAGTATATGCGTTGAAGCACATTGAAGCACATCTTCTAGGCATGGACTTAAC ATGCTGGTGTGGGAAAGGGATtgtcacttatgtttcaaaaaCGGAGGAGAACCCATACAGAAGATTCTTCCGATGTGAGATTGGTCTGAAG AGAAAGAAAGAGCAACATCTTTTCAAGTGGGTGGACGAGGCTCTGCTTGATGAGATACAAATGATGCATGAGCAACAGTCGAGAATGGCCAAAGAAATTGAAGATTTGAGACGTTCCTTGAAAATGACAGTAGAGGAAGCAGTTATCGAGCACAAGAAGTCGGGAGATGTAGGACTTATTGGATCCATTCTCACTTTTTTATGTCTTTGTTCTAAATTTGATTGA